In Planctobacterium marinum, the DNA window TATCAAGGCGCAAAGCGTGCCTGCGGATGAAATTATCATTATCGATGACGGTTCCAGCGACAACGGCGTCGCCATTGTCGAGCAAGCCAACATTGCTGATGTGCGCATTATTCGTCAGGCGAATCAGGGTGTGTCGGTGGCCAGAAATAACGGCATTAAGGCAGCCCGTAATCAGTATGTGGCCTTCCTTGATGCCGACGATACCTGGTTGCCCTTTTTTCTGGAAGAGATGCAGTTGCTAATTGCGAAATTCCCACAATGCAAATTTTTTGCAAGTCGCTATCAGTGCATCGACGGCGACAAGTACGTAGACGCCAAGATCAATTTAGAAGGGCTCGATCCACAAGGTGTATTACTGAGCAACTATTTTGAAGTGGCAGCCTCTGGCGATCTGCCGTTTATGATTTCATCGGCGGTCATCGAGAAATCCCTGGTAGACAGCATTGGTGGTTTTCCTCCCGGTGAACGCATTGGCGAAGATCAAGACTTTTTTGCCCGCGCAGCCATGTATGGACCTATTGCCTACAGCCCTAACATACACCTAATGTATCGTCGCGATGCTGAAAACAGCGCCACCAGCACTTGGGTACCAGAGCAGGAATGTCCCTTCAGCGAACGCTTAAAACACCAGGTAGCTCGGCTGAACCAAAAAGTGGTGGCGCAGCAGGTGAATAAATACAGCGCTGCCCACCTTTGTCATCTGGCAAAGCTGAATATCTATAAAGGTCGTTTTCGCTCTGCTCGAAAACTGCTGGCGGATACTCGCTGTAACCTGAAAGCCAAACACAAGTGGGGGCTATTAACCCTCAGCTATTTGAAACAGGCACAATATTCGTTAAGCAAATCAAACGCACTGTGATATCGCGAGAATCGATTTCATCAAACAATTTTACGAGGTAACAAACATGAAACTCAATGCAATCTGTATGGTAAAAAACGAAGGCGATGTCATTGCAGAAACCCTGTTAAACGCCATTGCGTTCTGTCATCGCATTTATGTCTTTGACAATGGTTCCACTGATGGCACATGGGAGACCATTCTGGAGCTGGCACAACAACACGAGCAAATTGAAATCGCCGCCCACAGCGATGAAGTGTTTAAAAACCAGTTGCGCAATCGGGTGTACAACATGTTCCATCACAAATACACAGACGACGACTGGTGGTATATCCTGGATGCCGATGAAATGCTCACCGAAGATCCTAAACCCCTGTTGTCTGAGGCAGACCGCAAAGGTTATGACATGCTCAGAGTGTGGCAAGCCCAATTTTACTTTACCGATAAAGACATGGCGGGCTATGAGCAAGAAGACAAATCACTACCAGTAACTGAGCGCCGCCGCCACTATCGCATTAACTGGCGTGAGCCGCGCTTTTTCAAAAACAAGCAAAATCAGCAGTGGTCGGAAAACATTTCTGGTCGCCTACCACCGTTTTGCAAGCGCTTTTATTACAAGGCTCCGATTTGTCGACACTACGCCCAGCGAACGCCAGAACAGATCAAAGCGAGAAATCAGATCCGCATCAACAATCCATTTAGCTTTTTTCATTTAAAAAATGGCAAAGCAGACAACTGGCTCAAACAAGCCGATGACATGTTCGTGTACAACAATGATGGTAAGTTCCAGTTTCCCGTAGCTGACCGCGTGAAGTACTTTGCCAGTG includes these proteins:
- a CDS encoding glycosyltransferase family 2 protein, whose translation is MKLNAICMVKNEGDVIAETLLNAIAFCHRIYVFDNGSTDGTWETILELAQQHEQIEIAAHSDEVFKNQLRNRVYNMFHHKYTDDDWWYILDADEMLTEDPKPLLSEADRKGYDMLRVWQAQFYFTDKDMAGYEQEDKSLPVTERRRHYRINWREPRFFKNKQNQQWSENISGRLPPFCKRFYYKAPICRHYAQRTPEQIKARNQIRINNPFSFFHLKNGKADNWLKQADDMFVYNNDGKFQFPVADRVKYFASEFRYWCQWRVKNVVNLVHKALSFATPQPR
- a CDS encoding glycosyltransferase family 2 protein, whose amino-acid sequence is MNNQNFSVVIPLYNKANHILDAIASIKAQSVPADEIIIIDDGSSDNGVAIVEQANIADVRIIRQANQGVSVARNNGIKAARNQYVAFLDADDTWLPFFLEEMQLLIAKFPQCKFFASRYQCIDGDKYVDAKINLEGLDPQGVLLSNYFEVAASGDLPFMISSAVIEKSLVDSIGGFPPGERIGEDQDFFARAAMYGPIAYSPNIHLMYRRDAENSATSTWVPEQECPFSERLKHQVARLNQKVVAQQVNKYSAAHLCHLAKLNIYKGRFRSARKLLADTRCNLKAKHKWGLLTLSYLKQAQYSLSKSNAL